GCCGCTTTGAATTCTTCAAAAGAACCGAATTTAGCGTTAATTGCGTCAGCTAGTGCACCTGTTGGTTCACCGCCACCGTTCGGGCTTAAGCTGTTCCAGTAGAAAGTGTGGTTCCAGATTTGTGCAGCGTTGTTAAATACACCGCCTTCTGAAGACTTAACGATTTCTTCTAGAGATTTACCCGCAAAGTCAGTACCTTCAATTAAGCCGTTTAATTTAACTACGTAAGTGTTGTGATGCTTACCGTAGTGGAACTCTAAAGTTTCTTGTGAAATATGAGGTGCTAATGCGTCCATTGCATACGGTAAAGCTGGTAATTCAATAGCCATGTTATTCTCCAGAAATTTATATTGATTAGAAAATTTTATTCTTAAACAAACTCATCTATAGGTTTGTTTTTCTGAAAAACCTAGTAAAATACTCAGGTTTTTTGAAGCCACGCATAGTGTACCGAAATTTATAGGTATTGCTAGCGCTATTATCAAGGCTTTAACGCTATAAAATAGATGATTTTTATTTGTTGGTAGGTTGGTGTTGAAAATATCGTTAACTGCCCATATCAATCATTGTTATCGCATAGTTATGTGCATAGTCAACGCGTAGTTATCACAAGAGGTTATTATGGAAACGATTGAACGCATTAAACAGCAAATTGCTGAGAACTCTATTTTACTTTACATGAAGGGTTCGCCAAAACTACCAAGCTGTGGTTTCTCAGCGCAAGCGGCTCAAGCGCTAATGTCTTGTGGTGAAAAATTCGCTTTTGTTGATATTTTACAAAATCCAGATATTCGTGCTGAACTTCCACAATATGCTGATTGGCCAACATTCCCTCAACTATGGGTTGAAGGCGAGCTAATTGGCGGTTGTGACATTATTCTAGAAATGTTCCAACAGGGTGAGCTGCAAACCGTTATTAAAGAAGCTGCGGCGAAAATGAACACCGAAGAAAACTCATAGTATTTTCTTGTTGTATTAATAGTTTCTAAACAGAAAAAAGCCCGATTGACACGCTCAATCGGGCTTTTTTATTATTATCTGTTCTTTTATTGTGTGCTGAATATTACTTTACATCAATTCGTCAGCCTAATGGCCAGCCGCCTAAACTACGCCACTTGTTAACAATTGTGCAGAACAGCTCCGCTGTTTTTTCTGTATCGTACAGGGCTGAATGGGCTTCGCTGTTGTCAAAATCAATTTGTGCTGCTTCACACGCTTTTGCTAACACGGTTTGCCCAAAGGCAAGGCCAGATAACGTGGTGGTATCAAAGCTTACAAACGGGTGAAACGGACTGCGTTTAATATTGCAACGTTCCACTGCTGCATTAAGAAAACCTAAATCAAAGGCGGCATTGTGGGCAACCATCACAGCGCGCTGGCAACCAGCTGCCTTCATTTTCTTTCTAACTAATTTAAATATTTCTTTGAGTGCATGCGCTTCTTGGACATTACCGCGCAGTGGGTGAGTAGGGTCAATACCAGTAAAAGCCAGTGCTGATGGCTCCAAGTTTGCACCTTCGAACGGCTCAATGTTAAAACATATGCTTTCGTCGATACTCAGTTCACCAGTGTTTTCATCAAGAGATAATACGCTGGCTGCAATTTCTAATAGGGCATCTGTTTTGGCATTAAAACCAGCGGTTTCAACATCAATAACAACAGGGAAATAACCGCGAAACCGTTGAGCAAAAAGTGATTTTTCAGTGGTGGGTTCGGCATTAGTGTTTACAACGTCTGACATGCTTTTTTTGATCTAGCCTAAATTGCGAGGCATTATCGCAAAAAATCATGTTAATCTCGACATTAGCAATTTAAAAATGCGCGAATTATCGCTAAAGTTAGTGAAATAAATGCCGATAAAAACCTGTCGGATAAAGAATGTAAGTTCCTGTTATGAATAATTTGTTGCTTTCCACGCTAGGCAAGGTTTCGCAAAAGATGTCATTTTTCAAATTAGATACAAGTTGTCGTTTAAGTTGTTGTTTGAGTAAAGTAGGTCAAAAGCTAGGTACAATTATGGGTACTAGCCTTGCTGTGGCTTCCATTTTAACAGCAAGTACTGCTAATGCTGGTGTTCGTCAATATACTGCATCTTTGGAAAATTCACACTGGCAGGTTACCAATAATTCTCGATTAAATTGTACGTTATCGCACAACATTCCCAATTACGGCGAAGCTAAATTTGTCAGTAAAGCAAACCGCAATAATAACATGCTGTTTGAACTTGATATGCTGCGTTTGCCAGATAACTACTCGCTTGCTGAGGTAAGATCTGTCGCGCCGAATTATCGCCCTGGCATGAACAGCTACACTATCGCTGATATGAAGCTATACAAGCAGTTTTCACCGAGTTTAGATAAGAAAGTTGCGTGGACTATGCTAAGCGAACTTGAGCAGGGCATGAATCCAACGTTTTACTACAACGATTGGTATAGTGACAACGACAAAATATCTGTTGGTTTATCCAATGCGCGTTTTATGCGTGCTTACAAAGAATTTGTTGGCTGTGTTGGCAACTTATTAAATTATAGCTTCGACGATATTTCGTATACCGTACTTAATTATCAATCAAACAGTGACAAGTTTACTAAAGCATCAGAGCGCAGAATGGCGATGATCTCACAGTACTTAAAACTAGACACTGAGTTAGAACTGGTGTTGATTGATGCGTATTCAGACAGCTACGGTGGCCGTTGGAATAACTTAGAGTTATCAAAACGCCGTGCGAACAAAATTCGCGAATATTTTGTAAAAAACGGCATTGATACAAGCCGTATCGAAGCCAAAGGCTATGGTGAAAAGCGCCATATTGCATCAAATGAAACTATCTTGGGTCGCGGCCAGAACCGTCGTGTGGTTATTCACATGGAAAAGCCGATCGAATTCTAATAGCATATACTGCTAACAAATATTGAATATGGCTGTAGGTTAGGGTTAACTTACAGCCATATTTTTTTGTCTCCTTCATTCACGAGAAAAACTAATGAAAAGAATAATAACGGCATTAGTGTTTTGTGCTGGGCTGGTTGGCAGCGCATTTGCACAAACGAAAGATGCCTATACCTACGCAAATTATGATCAAGTAATAACTACACATACCTACCTAGATTTGGCCATTGATTTTGACAACAAGGCGTTAAAAGGATTTGCCGAGCTAGATTTAAAGTGGTTAGTCGATAACAAGCAGCCAATTTATTTAGATACGCGCGACTTGATTATTCATCGCGTGATGGCAAAGGGCACGGGTGGTGCTTGGCAAAAAGCTGACTATACACTGGCACCTCGCGACAAGGTTTTGGGCAGCAAATTAACGGTCAATGCGCGTATTAAAGCTGACAAACTCAGAATCTATTACGAATCGACCGCCAAGGCTTCAGGTTTACAATGGCTAACGCCAGCGCAAACTGCGGGCAAAAAACTGCCATTTATGTTTAGCCAAAACCAAGCAATTCACGCTCGTTCTTGGATCCCGGTGCAAGACACGCCAAGTGTTCGTATGACATACACAGCACGTATTTCAACGCCTGATAACGTATTGGCAGTGATGAGTGCCAATAATGATCCAGACACTAAGCGCGATGGCGACTATTTCTTCGATATGCCACAAGCGGTACCGCCATACTTAATTGCGATTGCAGCAGGCGATTTGGTGTTCA
The nucleotide sequence above comes from Thalassotalea euphylliae. Encoded proteins:
- the sodB gene encoding superoxide dismutase [Fe], translated to MAIELPALPYAMDALAPHISQETLEFHYGKHHNTYVVKLNGLIEGTDFAGKSLEEIVKSSEGGVFNNAAQIWNHTFYWNSLSPNGGGEPTGALADAINAKFGSFEEFKAAFNDKAVNNFGSSWTWLVKTADGGVDIVNTSNAATPLTEDGVTPLMTVDLWEHAYYIDYRNLRPSYLEAFWALINWEFASANFA
- a CDS encoding flagellar protein MotY, coding for MGTSLAVASILTASTANAGVRQYTASLENSHWQVTNNSRLNCTLSHNIPNYGEAKFVSKANRNNNMLFELDMLRLPDNYSLAEVRSVAPNYRPGMNSYTIADMKLYKQFSPSLDKKVAWTMLSELEQGMNPTFYYNDWYSDNDKISVGLSNARFMRAYKEFVGCVGNLLNYSFDDISYTVLNYQSNSDKFTKASERRMAMISQYLKLDTELELVLIDAYSDSYGGRWNNLELSKRRANKIREYFVKNGIDTSRIEAKGYGEKRHIASNETILGRGQNRRVVIHMEKPIEF
- a CDS encoding Grx4 family monothiol glutaredoxin, coding for METIERIKQQIAENSILLYMKGSPKLPSCGFSAQAAQALMSCGEKFAFVDILQNPDIRAELPQYADWPTFPQLWVEGELIGGCDIILEMFQQGELQTVIKEAAAKMNTEENS
- the rnt gene encoding ribonuclease T, whose translation is MSDVVNTNAEPTTEKSLFAQRFRGYFPVVIDVETAGFNAKTDALLEIAASVLSLDENTGELSIDESICFNIEPFEGANLEPSALAFTGIDPTHPLRGNVQEAHALKEIFKLVRKKMKAAGCQRAVMVAHNAAFDLGFLNAAVERCNIKRSPFHPFVSFDTTTLSGLAFGQTVLAKACEAAQIDFDNSEAHSALYDTEKTAELFCTIVNKWRSLGGWPLG